One segment of Candidatus Parvarchaeota archaeon DNA contains the following:
- a CDS encoding methionine adenosyltransferase, producing the protein MAGKTYLFTSESVTEGHPDKVCDQISDAILDDLISQDTQSHVAVEALATTGLIVVAGEVTTKGYCDVEGIVRKTIDSIGYNKPEYHFDTKGSGVLVSIHAQSPDIAQGVKEENLEEIGAGDQGIMFGYACNETPELMPLPISLSQKLAYAISQARKTGKIPYLRPDGKTQVTVEYDESHQPQKVTTVVIAAQHDDRLDGRELETTRIKADLLEHVVKPVLGKYYTPDTRVIVNGTGRFVLGGPAGDTGVTGRKIIADTYGGMASHGGGAFSGKDPTKVDRSACYMARYIAKNIVASGLAGKCEVQLAYVIGVAEPVSIFIDTLGTGKIDNGRLVELIRKNFRLKPGHIIKDLDLRRPIYRKTAAYGHFGREDPDFTWEKTDKADELRKQAGI; encoded by the coding sequence ATGGCTGGAAAGACTTACCTGTTTACTTCTGAGTCCGTGACTGAAGGGCACCCTGACAAGGTTTGCGACCAGATTTCAGACGCAATACTTGACGACCTGATTTCGCAGGACACGCAAAGCCACGTTGCAGTTGAGGCGCTTGCGACAACAGGGCTGATTGTGGTTGCCGGAGAGGTCACAACCAAGGGCTACTGCGACGTCGAGGGCATTGTGAGAAAAACAATCGATAGTATTGGCTACAACAAGCCCGAATATCACTTTGACACAAAGGGCTCGGGCGTGCTTGTGTCAATCCATGCGCAGTCGCCGGACATTGCACAGGGGGTAAAGGAGGAAAATCTTGAGGAGATAGGTGCTGGGGACCAGGGCATCATGTTTGGCTATGCGTGCAATGAAACGCCTGAGCTTATGCCTCTTCCAATCTCGCTTTCCCAGAAACTTGCATATGCGATATCTCAGGCACGAAAAACAGGTAAAATTCCATATTTGAGGCCTGACGGGAAAACGCAGGTGACCGTCGAATATGATGAAAGCCACCAGCCGCAAAAGGTAACGACAGTTGTCATTGCAGCGCAGCATGATGACAGGCTTGACGGCAGGGAACTGGAAACAACGAGGATAAAGGCCGATTTGCTTGAGCATGTTGTAAAGCCTGTGCTTGGAAAATATTATACTCCGGATACAAGGGTGATTGTGAATGGGACTGGAAGGTTCGTGCTTGGAGGGCCTGCCGGGGACACTGGCGTTACCGGAAGGAAAATCATTGCCGATACTTATGGGGGGATGGCAAGCCATGGGGGCGGGGCGTTTTCCGGCAAGGACCCAACCAAAGTTGACAGGTCAGCCTGCTACATGGCAAGATACATTGCAAAAAACATTGTTGCCTCTGGCTTGGCAGGCAAGTGCGAAGTGCAGCTGGCATATGTTATTGGCGTGGCTGAGCCGGTTTCAATATTCATAGACACCCTTGGGACAGGTAAGATTGACAATGGCAGGCTTGTTGAGCTTATTAGGAAAAACTTCAGGCTAAAGCCAGGGCACATAATAAAGGACTTGGACTTGAGAAGGCCTATTTACCGCAAGACTGCAGCCTACGGCCATTTTGGACGGGAAGACCCGGATTTTACCTGGGAAAAAACCGACAAGGCAGATGAGCTGAGAAAGCAGGCGGGAATTTAG